A genomic window from Pirellulaceae bacterium includes:
- the selA gene encoding L-seryl-tRNA(Sec) selenium transferase, which yields MPNNPLRRIPSVNELLESPSLKTLVDKVSHHVVVSEVRTFLDDLRSDLQQKANEFNVPNVSDLADRIADWIAEDQKPSLQPVINATGIVLHTGLGRSPLAEEALHAVRAVSSGYASVEVDLESGERSQRVVAVEKLLRELTGAEAALVVNNNAGATLLTLAAIGSGQEVIVSRGHLVEIGGSYRLPEVMEVSGAILREVGTTNKTRIEDYERAISDQTGALLRVHPSNYLVTGFTAEASLKELVELGKSHHLPVIDDIGSGATIDFARFGLAGEPVAADSITAGADVVLFSGDKLLGGPQCGIIVGQRDLIAQITQHPLTRALRVDKMTLAALAATLRLYRDPEVAHESIPLLQLLNASEQNLQNRAERLAPQLQELPAVAQAEPIKEVAYLGGGSVPTQQLPTWCIAITPNKRSVNQLAAELRTSNPSIFGRIQQNRLLIDLRAVFPAQDLQILEAVRDLPGQDSTNDSESQQSGSDAS from the coding sequence ATGCCTAACAACCCCCTTCGTCGAATCCCTTCCGTCAATGAACTGCTTGAGAGCCCATCGCTCAAGACCCTCGTGGACAAAGTCAGCCACCACGTCGTGGTCTCCGAAGTCCGCACGTTCTTGGACGACTTACGCTCTGACCTCCAGCAGAAGGCCAACGAGTTCAATGTGCCAAACGTCAGTGATCTGGCAGATCGGATCGCAGATTGGATCGCGGAGGATCAGAAGCCCAGTTTGCAGCCGGTGATTAATGCAACCGGGATTGTCTTGCACACCGGCTTGGGCCGTTCGCCGCTTGCAGAGGAAGCGTTGCATGCGGTTCGAGCCGTCTCTTCGGGATACGCGAGCGTGGAAGTCGATCTGGAATCGGGGGAACGATCACAACGTGTGGTCGCCGTGGAAAAATTGCTGCGAGAACTGACCGGGGCCGAGGCGGCTTTGGTGGTGAATAACAATGCGGGAGCGACCTTGCTGACACTCGCCGCGATCGGATCCGGCCAAGAAGTCATCGTTTCACGCGGCCACTTGGTGGAAATTGGAGGCAGCTACCGTCTGCCCGAAGTCATGGAAGTCAGTGGAGCAATCCTGCGAGAGGTCGGCACCACCAATAAGACACGCATCGAAGATTATGAAAGGGCAATTTCCGACCAAACAGGTGCGCTGCTGCGGGTCCACCCAAGTAACTATCTGGTAACCGGTTTCACCGCCGAGGCCAGTTTGAAAGAACTCGTTGAGCTCGGCAAGAGCCATCACCTGCCGGTGATCGATGATATCGGTTCGGGAGCCACAATCGACTTTGCTCGCTTCGGACTCGCCGGTGAGCCCGTTGCGGCTGATAGCATTACGGCAGGCGCCGACGTAGTGTTGTTCAGCGGGGACAAACTGCTTGGCGGACCCCAATGTGGCATTATCGTTGGTCAGCGCGATCTCATCGCCCAAATCACACAGCATCCGCTCACTCGAGCTTTGAGAGTCGACAAAATGACCTTGGCCGCTTTAGCAGCAACCTTGCGACTGTATCGTGATCCCGAAGTCGCACATGAATCGATTCCGCTACTTCAATTACTCAACGCTTCAGAACAGAATCTGCAAAATCGAGCCGAACGACTCGCGCCTCAGCTTCAAGAGCTGCCAGCTGTCGCCCAAGCCGAGCCTATCAAAGAGGTGGCCTACCTGGGCGGCGGTTCTGTTCCAACGCAACAATTACCCACCTGGTGTATCGCCATCACACCGAACAAGCGAAGCGTCAACCAATTGGCGGCCGAATTGCGGACCAGTAACCCCTCAATCTTCGGGCGCATTCAACAAAACCGTTTGCTGATTGACCTCCGCGCTGTTTTTCCAGCACAAGACCTGCAAATCCTGGAAGCTGTCCGCGACCTGCCAGGGCAGGACTCCACTAACGACTCCGAGAGCCAACAGAGCGGGTCCGATGCGTCCTAA
- the selB gene encoding selenocysteine-specific translation elongation factor — translation MITDLILGTAGHIDHGKTSLIKSLTGVDTDRLPEEKKRGITIELGFAELELDDFRLGIVDVPGHEKFVRQMLAGATGMDIAVLVIAADDSVKPQTREHFEVLRMLDLSAGLIVLTKCDLADPDWIELVEQEARELVEDSFLAEAPIIRTSSATGQGIPELKAALLEAANHVAQNRQQSISEPFRMAIDRAFTIAGHGTVVTGSVSSGQANVGDQMMIEPNSIEVRIRGLHNHDRVVDSVHRGQRAAINLAGIHHDQVMRGQELASAGHLIASRLITVRLDILQSAVRPLKNRARIRLHIGTAEVLATVSLLDAELVTPGETTFAQLFLSEPVVSTWNQPFVLRSESPIMTIAGGRVVVPVAAKIRRANQSTLQYLQDLTDKDALRRASAAIYFSGSSFASPLELARTAGIPNGETVFQQLIDDKLVVPLHRTGHKKIYFHSQLLDEAGGRIRAALERRHDLEPLKSVFDRTSLAAQFNYLGPASVFDAILERLNRTKQVRLTANGVGLAARGPSLSKGEQELLKQLIQRYLKAGFQPPTVKECQKESVKNQQSVPQLISLAATDGDLIEIGDKLYLHCEVEQQLRDTLSDALGEGVGMTLSEIRELLKTTRKYAVPICEYLDRTGFTDRDGDLRRLNKRQATI, via the coding sequence ATGATTACAGACCTCATACTCGGAACGGCCGGTCACATCGACCACGGCAAAACGTCATTGATCAAATCATTGACCGGTGTCGATACCGACCGACTCCCGGAAGAAAAGAAACGTGGCATCACGATTGAGCTTGGTTTCGCCGAACTTGAATTGGACGATTTCCGCCTGGGTATCGTTGATGTACCGGGCCATGAAAAGTTTGTTCGACAGATGCTGGCCGGCGCCACCGGGATGGACATCGCCGTTCTGGTCATCGCCGCCGACGACTCCGTAAAACCCCAGACACGCGAACATTTCGAAGTGCTTCGAATGCTGGATCTGTCAGCAGGATTGATTGTACTCACCAAATGCGATCTGGCTGATCCGGACTGGATCGAACTCGTTGAACAGGAGGCACGCGAGCTTGTCGAAGATTCGTTTCTTGCAGAAGCCCCCATCATCCGTACCAGTTCAGCGACGGGGCAGGGCATTCCGGAATTGAAGGCGGCCCTCTTAGAAGCTGCAAACCACGTCGCACAAAATAGGCAACAATCAATCAGCGAACCCTTCCGCATGGCAATTGATCGTGCCTTTACGATCGCAGGACACGGCACCGTTGTCACCGGCAGTGTGTCCAGCGGTCAAGCCAATGTGGGCGATCAAATGATGATCGAGCCAAACTCCATTGAAGTACGAATTCGCGGCCTGCATAATCACGATCGTGTTGTCGACTCGGTGCATCGAGGCCAACGAGCCGCTATCAATTTAGCAGGGATTCATCACGACCAGGTGATGCGAGGACAAGAATTGGCATCCGCAGGCCATTTGATCGCGAGCCGCCTCATCACGGTCCGTTTGGATATCCTTCAGTCCGCCGTACGTCCTCTTAAGAATCGTGCCCGCATTCGCCTTCACATCGGCACAGCGGAGGTTCTTGCTACCGTTTCATTGCTCGATGCCGAGCTCGTAACGCCAGGTGAAACCACCTTTGCACAATTGTTCCTGAGTGAACCGGTGGTCTCAACCTGGAATCAGCCGTTTGTATTGCGCAGCGAGTCACCCATCATGACCATTGCCGGCGGACGCGTCGTCGTTCCCGTCGCTGCTAAAATCCGACGCGCGAATCAGAGTACTCTTCAATACCTGCAAGATTTAACTGACAAAGATGCTTTGCGGCGCGCATCGGCGGCAATCTACTTCTCGGGTTCGTCGTTCGCGAGCCCCCTCGAGCTGGCTCGAACAGCTGGCATCCCAAACGGCGAGACTGTTTTCCAACAGTTAATCGACGATAAACTTGTGGTCCCCCTTCATCGCACGGGACATAAAAAAATCTATTTTCATTCACAACTGCTCGACGAAGCGGGTGGACGCATCCGTGCAGCACTGGAGCGAAGGCACGACCTGGAGCCACTCAAAAGTGTGTTCGATCGCACGAGTCTTGCCGCACAGTTCAATTATCTCGGGCCGGCCTCCGTTTTTGACGCGATTCTCGAGCGACTGAATCGAACGAAACAAGTTCGCTTGACAGCCAACGGAGTCGGATTGGCCGCACGAGGCCCCAGTCTCTCCAAAGGCGAGCAAGAACTGCTGAAGCAATTGATCCAACGCTATCTCAAAGCCGGCTTCCAACCCCCCACGGTCAAAGAGTGCCAAAAAGAGTCTGTCAAGAATCAACAATCCGTTCCGCAACTCATCAGTCTTGCGGCGACGGACGGGGATCTGATCGAAATTGGTGACAAACTTTACCTTCACTGCGAGGTCGAGCAACAGCTCCGCGATACCCTCTCCGATGCTCTTGGAGAAGGAGTAGGGATGACATTGAGCGAAATCCGAGAACTCCTGAAGACAACGAGAAAATATGCCGTGCCGATCTGCGAATACTTGGATAGAACCGGATTTACCGACCGGGATGGCGATCTTCGCCGTCTGAACAAGCGACAAGCTACTATTTAA
- a CDS encoding ThuA domain-containing protein: MQPNPLRVTVWNEFVHEQEHERVRAIYPEGIHTAIKTGLEQQLDSSVVVKTATLQQPEHGLTETLLDQTDVLLWWGHAAHDQVADEIVDRVHQRVLNGMGLIPLHSAHLSKIFVKLMGTSCMLRWRDAGERERLWIVNPAHEIVDGIEGESFELPNAEMYGEYFDIPTPDELILISWFAGGEVFRSGMTFRRGKGRIFYFRPGHETFPIYHQPIVQRILSNGVSWAAPRGASYFGDGRHIPEALEPLPSSDVSDPSLHKRQ, encoded by the coding sequence ATGCAACCAAATCCGCTTCGAGTTACCGTTTGGAATGAATTTGTCCATGAGCAGGAACATGAACGAGTTCGCGCGATTTACCCAGAAGGCATCCATACTGCGATTAAGACGGGTCTGGAACAGCAGCTTGATAGCTCGGTTGTTGTCAAGACAGCCACGCTACAACAGCCAGAGCACGGTCTGACGGAAACGCTGTTGGATCAAACGGATGTGCTTCTATGGTGGGGGCATGCGGCCCATGATCAGGTTGCCGATGAGATTGTTGATCGAGTTCATCAACGGGTGCTTAACGGGATGGGCTTAATTCCGCTGCACTCGGCCCACCTCTCGAAAATCTTCGTGAAATTAATGGGAACCAGCTGCATGCTCCGCTGGCGGGATGCGGGTGAACGAGAGCGATTATGGATCGTCAATCCGGCCCATGAAATTGTCGACGGAATTGAGGGCGAGTCTTTTGAGCTCCCAAACGCCGAAATGTACGGAGAATATTTCGATATTCCGACTCCCGACGAACTGATTTTGATCAGTTGGTTCGCCGGAGGGGAGGTTTTCCGATCTGGCATGACTTTTCGGCGCGGCAAGGGGCGGATTTTTTATTTTCGGCCAGGACACGAAACTTTTCCCATTTACCATCAGCCGATCGTTCAGCGGATTTTGTCCAACGGCGTTTCCTGGGCAGCCCCGCGCGGGGCCAGCTACTTTGGAGATGGTCGTCATATTCCGGAGGCGCTGGAGCCGCTCCCATCGAGTGATGTGAGCGATCCTTCGTTGCATAAACGGCAATAA
- a CDS encoding DUF1592 domain-containing protein has product MRAIAALITAVGCFCAGQVAWSDTDVKSGLDQRFAEHVRPVLSTYCHGCHSGDEPEAELNLASYDRTAVDVAENHAVWARIEEVVRSGEMPPDNEPQPSPEETKQLLGWLESALNSIDCSKISQPGRVTVRRLNRAEYDNTIRDLVGLDFKPAADFPADNVGNGFDNISQVMSLPSLLLEKYLAAAEEIVTRLLSDPTACQAVIHRWSDPARDRKANAKEVLRQFASRAFRRPIQQDELDRLMKLIELRSTAGADYVASFDLPLQAILASPHFLFRIEFDNNPDSTDQLRALNDYEFATRLSYFLWSSMPDEQLTGLAREGRLQESAVLETQVRRMLDDGKAQALVENFAGQWLELRTLAKVAPDPEKYPDFDESLRTAMRRETELFFAALMAKDRSVLELIDADYTYLNERLARHYGLDAVEGDEFREVKLTDARRGGILTHASVLTLTSNPTRTSPVKRGKWILENLLGAPPPPPPPGVEELSEEGDAELLGSLRERMEQHREDPSCAVCHRKMDALGFGFENFDGIGSWREKDGRFTIDASGELPGDLGFNGPQQLRQLLKTSQKPQFTRSLAEKMLTYALGRGLESYDRCAVDDIVENLQQNDYRFSALVLGIVNSEPFRLRGFRGGVK; this is encoded by the coding sequence ATGCGTGCCATCGCTGCGTTGATCACTGCCGTGGGATGCTTTTGCGCCGGACAGGTCGCGTGGTCCGACACGGATGTCAAGTCAGGTCTCGATCAGCGCTTTGCGGAGCACGTCCGACCCGTCTTGAGTACCTACTGCCACGGTTGTCACAGCGGCGACGAACCTGAGGCCGAACTGAATCTTGCCAGCTACGATCGGACTGCGGTTGATGTGGCCGAAAATCATGCCGTTTGGGCTCGGATCGAGGAAGTGGTTCGCTCGGGGGAAATGCCACCTGATAACGAACCTCAGCCGAGTCCTGAGGAAACGAAGCAATTGCTTGGCTGGCTGGAGTCCGCCTTGAATTCGATCGATTGCAGCAAAATCAGCCAACCGGGACGAGTCACGGTCAGGCGACTCAACCGGGCCGAATATGACAACACGATTCGTGATCTGGTGGGTTTGGATTTCAAACCGGCCGCAGATTTTCCAGCGGACAACGTGGGTAACGGTTTTGACAACATTTCCCAAGTGATGTCGCTCCCATCTTTGTTGCTGGAAAAATATCTCGCTGCGGCAGAAGAAATCGTGACGCGTCTCTTGTCCGATCCGACCGCTTGCCAAGCAGTCATCCATCGCTGGTCAGACCCGGCGCGTGATCGCAAGGCAAATGCGAAAGAGGTGTTGCGTCAGTTTGCGAGCCGAGCGTTTCGTCGACCCATCCAGCAGGACGAGTTGGATCGTTTGATGAAGTTGATCGAGCTTCGATCGACAGCGGGAGCCGATTATGTGGCGAGCTTCGATCTTCCTTTGCAAGCCATTCTGGCTTCTCCTCACTTTCTTTTTCGAATCGAGTTCGACAACAATCCTGATTCAACCGACCAGTTGCGGGCGCTCAATGATTATGAATTCGCAACGCGACTCTCCTATTTTTTATGGAGTTCGATGCCGGATGAGCAGCTTACCGGCTTGGCGCGTGAAGGCCGGCTACAGGAATCGGCGGTCTTAGAAACGCAAGTTCGTCGAATGTTGGACGACGGCAAGGCACAAGCCTTGGTCGAGAATTTCGCTGGGCAGTGGTTGGAGTTGCGAACCCTGGCGAAGGTTGCCCCAGATCCGGAGAAGTATCCCGATTTCGATGAATCATTGCGGACGGCCATGCGGCGTGAAACTGAGCTGTTTTTTGCCGCACTGATGGCCAAAGATCGCAGTGTTCTCGAGCTGATTGATGCGGACTATACCTACCTGAACGAGCGACTTGCTCGCCATTACGGTTTGGACGCGGTGGAGGGGGATGAATTTCGAGAGGTCAAACTGACGGACGCTCGCCGTGGAGGCATTCTCACTCATGCCAGTGTGCTCACGCTCACTTCAAATCCGACACGAACCTCGCCGGTCAAACGCGGAAAGTGGATCCTGGAGAATCTGCTTGGTGCGCCACCGCCACCGCCACCGCCGGGGGTCGAAGAACTGTCGGAGGAAGGCGATGCCGAACTGTTGGGGTCGCTGCGAGAGCGCATGGAGCAGCATCGTGAGGATCCATCGTGTGCCGTTTGTCATCGTAAAATGGACGCACTGGGATTTGGTTTTGAGAATTTTGACGGGATCGGAAGTTGGCGAGAGAAGGATGGACGATTCACGATTGACGCATCCGGAGAACTTCCGGGTGATCTGGGTTTTAACGGGCCCCAGCAACTGCGCCAATTGTTAAAGACAAGCCAAAAGCCGCAGTTCACTCGCTCTCTGGCCGAAAAAATGCTTACCTATGCGCTCGGTCGTGGTTTAGAATCTTATGACCGCTGTGCCGTGGATGACATCGTGGAAAATTTGCAGCAAAACGATTATCGTTTTTCAGCATTGGTCCTGGGAATTGTGAACAGCGAACCGTTCCGTCTCAGGGGCTTTCGAGGAGGAGTCAAATGA
- a CDS encoding DUF1552 domain-containing protein: MRHSISRRTVLRGIGASVSLPLLDAMLPIGALGATTASAPPRRIGFFFVPNGVNLAEWTPQKTGYDYDLPSILEPLHRVKNDVNVLTGLTQDKGRANGDGAGDHARSASTFLTGAQPRKTSAGNIRVGISVDQVAAQAVGKATRFPSLELGCDRSRNSGNCDSGYSCAYSHNISWSSATTPMAKEIDPRLVFERLFGGDQAKDHQAQTERQQLRKSLLDYVRDDARRLQNRLGRSDQIKLDQYTAGVREIERRIEASEQDTQRYEVDFEKPAGIPDDYAEHVRLMSDMMVLAFQADLTRVSTCMFANAGSNRSYREIGVPDGHHDLSHHGGNGEKLEKIRRINQYHLQQFAYVLERMKSIPEGDGSLLDSCLIVYGSGLSDGNRHNNENLPVLVAGRGGGTVETGRHVVYDVETPLNNLYLSMLDRMGVSVPRLGDSTARLPYLS, encoded by the coding sequence ATGAGGCATTCGATCTCTCGACGGACGGTGTTGCGAGGTATCGGAGCATCCGTATCCCTGCCGTTACTTGATGCCATGCTACCCATCGGAGCGTTGGGGGCGACCACCGCCTCAGCGCCGCCCCGCCGCATCGGATTCTTCTTTGTGCCGAATGGGGTCAATTTAGCGGAGTGGACTCCGCAAAAAACTGGTTACGATTACGACCTGCCTTCAATCTTAGAGCCTTTGCATCGCGTGAAGAACGATGTCAATGTGCTTACGGGCTTAACTCAAGACAAGGGTCGGGCAAATGGTGATGGGGCTGGTGATCACGCGCGATCCGCTTCGACGTTCCTGACCGGTGCCCAACCACGAAAGACATCAGCTGGAAATATTCGAGTTGGCATTTCGGTCGATCAAGTCGCTGCTCAAGCGGTGGGCAAGGCGACTCGGTTTCCCTCCTTGGAACTCGGTTGTGATCGATCCCGGAATTCGGGCAATTGCGACTCGGGTTACAGTTGCGCCTATTCCCACAATATCTCCTGGTCTTCAGCGACTACGCCGATGGCCAAAGAGATCGACCCCAGGCTTGTCTTCGAAAGGCTGTTTGGCGGTGACCAAGCCAAAGATCATCAAGCTCAGACCGAGCGGCAGCAATTGCGAAAAAGTTTGTTGGATTACGTTCGCGATGATGCTCGCCGATTGCAGAATCGTTTGGGACGATCTGACCAAATTAAATTGGATCAGTACACGGCCGGTGTCCGCGAAATCGAACGGCGAATCGAAGCGAGTGAGCAGGACACACAACGCTATGAGGTCGATTTTGAAAAACCAGCTGGAATACCGGACGATTACGCTGAGCATGTGCGGTTGATGAGTGACATGATGGTGCTTGCTTTTCAGGCCGATTTGACTCGTGTCAGCACCTGTATGTTTGCGAACGCGGGCAGTAATCGAAGCTACCGAGAAATCGGAGTTCCCGATGGCCATCACGATCTTTCGCATCACGGTGGAAACGGCGAAAAACTCGAGAAAATCCGACGAATCAATCAATATCACCTGCAGCAATTTGCCTACGTTTTGGAGCGAATGAAGTCGATTCCTGAGGGAGACGGCTCGCTACTTGACAGCTGCTTGATTGTCTATGGCAGTGGTTTGAGTGATGGCAATCGCCACAATAATGAAAATCTACCGGTGTTGGTTGCTGGACGTGGTGGTGGAACCGTCGAGACAGGACGTCATGTGGTGTACGACGTAGAAACACCGCTGAACAATCTGTACTTGTCCATGTTGGATCGAATGGGTGTTTCAGTCCCGCGGCTTGGTGACAGTACCGCAAGACTGCCTTACCTCAGTTAA
- a CDS encoding HEAT repeat domain-containing protein — translation MSFRGSILVALAFLLVSFVRVPDLTAADEPASVTGLVEDLKSSDVETRRDATHSLISLGKGAKLAVPALLETLQDGDVQVWSGAVQALATIGSDASDAVPILIAQIDKANPQRQYRISHALGCVGAPRLAELRQLLTDSSSRRREVAARSIGWMGQAADPAVDDLIKLLVDSDEQVALAATETLGKLKDLSLASLVIVCQDSEQTARKLALSALASMGPVAAPAKEVVISNLTHEASSIRAAALDALASLADDDPQTIEFVTVALSDKDESVKRTAISSVLRLRQRSDRTIPALIKLLEGDSETASKAAYALGAFGGSAADAVPALLNQLVANEQSKAADAVSRIGPTAVAPLVEYAANEKIALGQAAEIIGRMGPRARQQLEAELTSEHAKHRVLAILAMTQISEQNSNLIDKIAVRLDDPVAEVRAAACQALEVFGEDAQSTEAALVKRVDDPDPLVRAACLLALVAIGVDSERLVQPLIAALADDHDQVRVGAAEALGSLKPLPPPARDALIAAVGDQNPSVRRSVVATLGQAKVKQAVPHLIETLKDSDQEVSLQAIRSLGQIGKQATDAVPELTLQLENQYFPKRLATIETLGQIGESAKASVSGLQSQLQHPDESVRAATLVALTQVVDETEQLVPILVEGLRDKQWSVRRKAADQLGSLGDQAEAAVPELLVLLRSDDDDDQDLASDALRQIDAASAETVPMLIEILKDQGSGRRVRYYALHLLRKTGPAAKSALPVLEELLKKLEGRSREYLRRAIRDIREIPDPAAA, via the coding sequence ATGTCATTTCGTGGCTCGATTCTGGTCGCTCTGGCGTTTTTGCTGGTTTCGTTCGTCAGGGTGCCCGATCTGACAGCGGCCGATGAACCCGCTTCTGTGACTGGGTTGGTCGAAGATCTGAAAAGCTCCGACGTCGAGACGCGTCGTGACGCGACACACAGTCTGATTTCCCTTGGCAAAGGTGCCAAACTGGCCGTTCCGGCCTTGTTGGAAACGTTACAAGATGGAGATGTCCAGGTCTGGTCGGGGGCGGTACAAGCGTTGGCGACGATTGGATCTGATGCGTCGGATGCCGTTCCGATTTTGATTGCTCAGATTGATAAGGCAAACCCACAGCGTCAGTATCGCATTTCCCATGCGTTGGGATGCGTCGGTGCACCGAGACTAGCTGAGCTGCGACAATTGTTGACCGACTCGAGTTCACGTCGACGGGAGGTCGCGGCCCGGTCGATTGGTTGGATGGGGCAGGCGGCAGATCCGGCTGTCGATGATTTGATCAAATTGTTGGTGGACTCGGATGAGCAAGTTGCTCTGGCGGCAACCGAAACATTAGGCAAGTTGAAGGATTTGTCGTTGGCGTCGCTGGTGATCGTCTGTCAGGATTCCGAACAAACGGCACGCAAGCTTGCCTTGTCCGCCTTGGCTTCGATGGGGCCAGTTGCCGCTCCGGCAAAAGAGGTCGTGATTTCCAATTTGACACACGAAGCTTCGTCGATTCGTGCAGCTGCTTTGGACGCCCTGGCGAGCCTCGCAGATGACGATCCTCAAACGATTGAGTTCGTGACGGTGGCCCTTTCCGATAAAGATGAAAGCGTAAAACGCACTGCTATTTCGTCCGTGTTGCGATTGCGACAGCGGTCTGATCGTACCATTCCAGCCCTGATTAAACTGTTGGAGGGCGATTCCGAGACGGCTTCCAAAGCTGCCTACGCGTTGGGTGCTTTTGGCGGCTCGGCTGCCGATGCGGTGCCGGCCTTGCTAAATCAGCTGGTTGCGAACGAGCAATCCAAGGCGGCCGACGCTGTCAGTCGAATTGGACCGACGGCTGTCGCTCCTCTCGTTGAATATGCCGCAAATGAAAAAATTGCGTTGGGACAAGCTGCTGAGATCATCGGTCGGATGGGCCCACGGGCGAGACAGCAGCTGGAAGCGGAGCTCACCAGCGAGCACGCGAAGCATCGTGTTTTGGCCATCTTGGCGATGACGCAGATTTCCGAGCAAAACTCCAACCTGATCGACAAAATCGCTGTCCGCTTGGATGATCCAGTAGCCGAAGTCCGAGCAGCGGCCTGCCAGGCCTTGGAAGTTTTTGGCGAGGACGCCCAATCGACCGAAGCCGCTTTGGTTAAACGGGTGGATGACCCCGATCCTCTCGTACGAGCTGCCTGTTTACTCGCCTTGGTTGCCATCGGAGTCGACTCGGAACGGCTTGTTCAACCGCTGATCGCCGCTCTAGCGGATGATCATGATCAAGTAAGAGTCGGGGCGGCTGAAGCCCTTGGTTCCTTAAAGCCATTACCCCCACCCGCCCGTGATGCTTTGATCGCAGCAGTTGGGGATCAAAACCCGAGTGTTCGGCGGTCAGTCGTCGCAACGCTGGGGCAGGCGAAGGTAAAACAAGCTGTTCCTCATTTAATCGAAACTCTGAAAGACAGTGACCAGGAGGTCAGCCTGCAGGCCATTCGCTCGCTTGGCCAAATCGGTAAGCAAGCGACGGATGCGGTTCCCGAGTTGACGTTGCAGCTTGAGAATCAGTATTTTCCCAAACGGCTCGCCACAATCGAGACTTTGGGGCAGATCGGTGAGTCGGCCAAGGCGTCGGTTTCTGGCTTGCAATCACAGCTTCAGCATCCAGATGAGTCTGTACGCGCGGCAACGTTAGTCGCACTCACTCAAGTCGTTGACGAAACGGAACAATTAGTCCCGATCCTTGTCGAAGGATTGCGGGATAAGCAATGGTCAGTGCGACGTAAGGCAGCTGATCAGTTGGGAAGCTTGGGTGATCAGGCCGAAGCTGCTGTACCTGAACTGCTCGTTCTGTTGCGGAGTGACGATGATGATGATCAGGATTTGGCCTCGGATGCCCTTCGGCAAATCGATGCGGCTTCTGCGGAAACCGTGCCCATGTTGATTGAGATTCTGAAGGATCAAGGTAGCGGTCGTCGTGTGCGTTATTATGCGTTGCACTTGTTGCGAAAAACGGGCCCCGCTGCGAAAAGTGCCTTGCCTGTTTTGGAAGAGCTGCTGAAGAAGTTAGAGGGACGTAGTCGTGAATACCTGCGTCGGGCGATTCGCGATATTCGTGAGATTCCTGATCCCGCAGCAGCCTAA